A genomic stretch from Shewanella sediminis HAW-EB3 includes:
- the odhB gene encoding 2-oxoglutarate dehydrogenase complex dihydrolipoyllysine-residue succinyltransferase, translated as MSIEIKVPVLPESVADATIATWHVQAGEQVSRDQNLVDIETDKVVLEVVAPEDGQIAEFLAEEGDTVLGEAVIAKFVAGAVAGQEVTKAEAEAATPEVSEDSNDALSPSVRRLIAEHNLDAGKLKGTGVGGRITKEDVEAFVKNAKATPAPASAPAAIAPLAERSEKRVPMTRLRKTIANRLLEAKNSTAMLTTFNEVNMKPIMDIRKQYQEIFEKRHGIRLGFMSFYVKAVTEALKRFPEVNASIDGDDLVYHNYFDVSIAVSTPRGLVTPVLRDTDTMSLADIERNVRELAIKGRDGKLTVADMTGGNFTITNGGVFGSLMSTPILNLPQSAILGMHAIKDRPMAVNGQVEILPMMYLALSYDHRIVDGRESVGFLVAIKDFLEDPTRLLLDL; from the coding sequence ATGAGTATCGAAATTAAGGTACCCGTATTGCCAGAATCAGTTGCCGATGCAACTATTGCTACTTGGCACGTTCAAGCTGGTGAACAAGTTTCTCGTGATCAAAACTTGGTTGATATCGAAACCGATAAAGTTGTACTCGAAGTTGTGGCCCCTGAAGATGGTCAAATAGCGGAATTCTTAGCCGAAGAGGGGGATACCGTCCTCGGTGAAGCCGTTATCGCTAAATTTGTTGCCGGCGCCGTAGCGGGGCAGGAAGTGACTAAAGCCGAAGCCGAAGCCGCGACTCCGGAGGTTTCTGAAGACTCTAATGACGCACTAAGCCCATCTGTTCGTCGCCTGATTGCCGAGCATAATCTTGATGCCGGTAAGCTAAAAGGTACGGGTGTTGGTGGTCGTATCACCAAAGAAGATGTCGAAGCTTTCGTTAAAAACGCAAAAGCAACGCCAGCTCCAGCCAGCGCACCAGCGGCTATTGCACCTTTAGCAGAGCGTAGCGAGAAGCGTGTTCCGATGACGCGTCTTCGTAAGACGATTGCTAACCGTCTTCTTGAAGCTAAAAACTCAACGGCTATGCTGACGACGTTTAACGAAGTTAACATGAAGCCAATCATGGATATCCGTAAGCAGTATCAGGAGATCTTTGAGAAGCGTCATGGTATTCGTTTAGGCTTTATGTCTTTCTACGTAAAAGCTGTGACAGAAGCACTAAAACGTTTCCCTGAAGTTAACGCCTCTATCGATGGCGATGACTTGGTGTATCACAACTACTTCGACGTTAGCATCGCGGTATCTACGCCACGTGGCCTTGTAACCCCGGTGCTTCGTGATACAGATACGATGAGCCTGGCCGATATCGAACGTAATGTTCGTGAATTAGCCATCAAAGGCCGTGACGGTAAGCTAACTGTAGCCGACATGACCGGCGGCAACTTCACCATCACTAACGGTGGTGTATTTGGCTCACTCATGTCGACACCTATTTTGAACCTGCCACAAAGCGCAATCTTAGGCATGCATGCCATTAAAGATCGCCCAATGGCAGTCAATGGGCAGGTTGAAATACTGCCTATGATGTACCTGGCACTATCTTATGACCACCGTATTGTCGATGGTCGTGAGTCTGTTGGATTCTTGGTTGCCATTAAGGACTTCCTCGAAGACCCAACTCGTTTACTGCTTGATTTATAA
- the sucA gene encoding 2-oxoglutarate dehydrogenase E1 component, with amino-acid sequence MHQGIMKAWLESSHLSGANSTYVEEMYEAYQEDPQSVSQDWQVVFDNLPYANGTSKDVPEAAHSKVRDYFRSLALEGRQTGSARVTDPEVDAKQVKVLQMINAHRFRGHQNANLDPLELWKRDQVSELDPAFHGLTGEDMLREFNTGSFAHGGDTMQLGELVKALKATYCGSIGAEYMHITDTDEKRWIQQRLEPSLGRAHYDKSIKTRILAGLNAAEGMEKYLGAKFPGAKRFSLEGGDALVPMMREIIYRAGEAGTKEVVVGMAHRGRLNLLINVLGKKPSELFDEFAGKHSDELNGSGDVKYHQGFSSDFETPGGNVHLALAFNPSHLEIVNPVVMGSVRARLDRHGCEEGLKVLPITIHGDSAITGQGIVQETFNMSQTRGFKVGGSIRIVINNQVGFTTNLTEDVRSTEYCTDIAKMVQAPIFHVNADDPEAVAFISQLAVDYRNEFKRDVVIDLVCYRRHGHNEADEPSATQPLMYAKIKKHPTPRKIYADRLIAEQTLGADDVTSMVNDYRDALDHGDCVVSEWRPMTLHSVDWSPYINREWDEDYPAQMSMERIKNLAEKISYVPEGHKLQSRVAKIYKDRALMASGEKLLDWGFAETLAYASIVEDKKRIRITGQDSGRGTFFHRHAVLHNQNDATAYLPLRNIADEQGPIDITDSVLSEASVLAFEYGYATAEPGGLTLWEAQFGDFANCAQVVIDQFLSSGEQKWGRLCGLTMLLPHGYEGQGPEHSSARLERFLQLCANHNMQVCVPSTPAQVYHMLRRQVVRPMRRPLVVMSPKSLLRHPLAVSSMEELAEGSFQNIIPEMESLDNTNVDRVVFCSGKVYFELLEKRRKENVTNVALVRVEQLYPFPHEDMETILADYQHVKDFVWCQEEPQNQGAWYCSQHHFWSSIPAGAQLTYAGREASAAPACGYPALHAQQQESLINSALKL; translated from the coding sequence ATGCACCAAGGCATCATGAAAGCCTGGCTCGAATCATCACACCTAAGTGGTGCTAATTCGACCTATGTAGAAGAGATGTATGAAGCCTATCAAGAAGACCCTCAGTCTGTTTCCCAAGACTGGCAAGTGGTGTTTGATAACCTCCCTTACGCGAATGGCACGTCGAAAGATGTGCCCGAAGCAGCTCACTCTAAAGTACGTGATTATTTTCGTAGTTTAGCGCTCGAAGGTCGTCAGACGGGCTCTGCCCGAGTGACAGATCCGGAAGTTGATGCTAAGCAAGTTAAAGTCCTACAGATGATCAACGCTCATCGATTCCGTGGTCACCAGAATGCTAATTTAGATCCTCTGGAGCTTTGGAAGCGTGATCAGGTATCTGAACTGGATCCAGCCTTCCATGGTTTAACTGGCGAAGATATGCTGCGTGAATTCAATACGGGTTCATTTGCTCATGGTGGTGATACCATGCAGCTTGGCGAACTTGTTAAAGCCCTTAAAGCGACATATTGTGGCTCTATCGGTGCTGAATACATGCACATTACCGATACCGATGAGAAACGCTGGATACAGCAAAGGTTAGAACCTTCTTTAGGTAGAGCTCATTACGACAAATCCATCAAAACACGTATCTTAGCCGGCTTAAATGCCGCCGAAGGTATGGAGAAATATCTGGGGGCTAAGTTCCCCGGTGCAAAACGTTTTTCACTGGAAGGTGGCGATGCGTTAGTACCTATGATGCGTGAGATTATCTATCGCGCAGGTGAAGCCGGAACTAAAGAAGTGGTTGTGGGTATGGCTCACCGAGGCCGACTGAACCTACTTATCAACGTGTTAGGTAAAAAGCCTTCAGAATTGTTTGATGAATTCGCGGGAAAACACAGTGATGAACTTAATGGTTCAGGCGATGTTAAATACCACCAAGGTTTCTCATCAGACTTTGAAACGCCGGGCGGAAACGTTCACCTTGCATTGGCGTTTAACCCGTCGCATCTGGAGATCGTCAACCCGGTTGTTATGGGCTCAGTTCGCGCTCGACTCGATCGCCACGGCTGTGAAGAAGGCCTTAAAGTATTACCAATCACTATTCATGGTGATTCTGCCATTACCGGTCAAGGCATAGTACAAGAGACATTTAACATGTCTCAAACTCGTGGCTTCAAAGTGGGCGGAAGCATTCGAATCGTAATTAATAACCAAGTTGGTTTTACGACTAACCTAACCGAAGATGTGCGTTCGACAGAATACTGTACCGATATCGCTAAGATGGTGCAGGCACCTATCTTCCACGTTAATGCCGACGATCCCGAAGCGGTTGCCTTCATCTCTCAGCTTGCCGTCGATTATCGAAACGAATTTAAGCGTGATGTGGTTATCGATCTGGTTTGTTACCGCCGCCATGGTCATAACGAAGCGGATGAGCCCAGTGCGACTCAACCATTGATGTACGCTAAAATTAAGAAGCATCCTACGCCTCGTAAAATTTATGCCGATCGATTGATTGCCGAGCAGACCTTAGGTGCCGATGACGTCACCTCTATGGTCAACGATTACCGAGATGCGCTGGATCACGGTGATTGTGTCGTGTCTGAATGGCGTCCGATGACATTGCATTCGGTTGACTGGTCTCCTTATATCAACAGAGAGTGGGATGAAGATTATCCGGCTCAGATGTCGATGGAGAGAATCAAGAATTTAGCCGAGAAGATCAGCTATGTTCCTGAAGGTCATAAGCTTCAGTCCCGTGTAGCCAAGATCTACAAAGATCGAGCCTTGATGGCTAGTGGTGAAAAACTCCTCGATTGGGGTTTTGCCGAGACTCTGGCTTACGCGTCGATTGTTGAAGATAAGAAACGTATTCGTATTACCGGTCAGGATTCCGGTCGTGGTACCTTCTTCCATCGTCATGCGGTTCTGCATAATCAAAATGATGCGACGGCATATTTGCCACTTCGCAACATTGCCGATGAGCAGGGTCCCATCGATATTACTGACTCAGTCCTGTCTGAAGCCTCTGTATTGGCGTTCGAATATGGTTACGCTACCGCAGAGCCAGGTGGATTAACACTTTGGGAAGCGCAATTTGGTGACTTTGCCAACTGTGCTCAAGTGGTTATCGATCAGTTCCTGTCATCGGGTGAGCAGAAGTGGGGCCGTTTATGTGGTCTGACTATGTTACTGCCTCATGGCTACGAAGGTCAGGGACCGGAGCACTCGAGTGCCCGACTGGAGCGATTCCTACAGCTTTGTGCTAATCACAACATGCAAGTCTGTGTGCCTTCTACTCCGGCGCAGGTTTACCATATGTTGCGTCGTCAGGTTGTCAGGCCTATGCGACGTCCGCTCGTTGTGATGTCTCCTAAGTCACTGCTACGTCATCCATTGGCGGTATCTAGCATGGAAGAGCTTGCCGAAGGCAGCTTCCAGAACATCATCCCTGAGATGGAAAGCTTAGATAATACAAACGTTGACCGTGTGGTTTTCTGTAGTGGTAAAGTTTACTTCGAACTATTAGAAAAGCGTCGCAAAGAGAATGTGACTAATGTCGCCCTTGTTCGTGTGGAGCAGTTATATCCGTTCCCTCATGAAGATATGGAGACGATTTTAGCCGATTATCAGCACGTCAAAGATTTTGTCTGGTGCCAGGAAGAGCCTCAAAACCAAGGCGCCTGGTACTGCAGTCAGCATCATTTCTGGAGCTCAATTCCAGCAGGTGCCCAGCTAACTTATGCCGGACGTGAAGCATCTGCTGCACCGGCCTGTGGTTACCCGGCATTGCATGCTCAGCAACAAGAGTCTTTGATTAATAGCGCATTAAAACTGTAG
- a CDS encoding succinate dehydrogenase iron-sulfur subunit yields MNLNIAVYRYNPDVDAKPYMKDYTLEVAEGTDMMVLDALILLKEQDPTLAFRRSCREGVCGSDGLNMNGKNGLACITPISTFKGKKLEIRPLPGMPVVRDVIVDLSQFYKQYEKIKPYLINDEKTPAREHLQSPEQREHLDGLYECIMCACCSTACPSFWWNPDKFIGPSGLLHAYRFLIDSRDTATEERLSELDDAYSVFRCHGIMNCIDVCPKGLNPTKAIGHIKSMLLKRAV; encoded by the coding sequence ATGAATTTGAATATCGCAGTTTATCGCTATAATCCTGATGTAGACGCTAAGCCTTACATGAAGGATTACACATTAGAAGTGGCTGAAGGTACCGATATGATGGTCCTCGATGCCTTGATTCTTCTAAAAGAGCAAGATCCAACGTTAGCTTTTCGCCGTTCATGCCGTGAAGGTGTGTGTGGGTCAGATGGCTTGAACATGAATGGTAAAAATGGTCTGGCGTGTATCACGCCAATCTCTACTTTTAAAGGTAAAAAACTAGAGATCAGACCACTACCGGGAATGCCCGTTGTTCGTGATGTTATTGTAGACTTATCACAGTTCTACAAGCAGTATGAGAAGATCAAGCCATACTTGATTAACGATGAAAAAACGCCGGCGCGTGAACATCTGCAATCTCCTGAACAGCGTGAACATTTAGATGGTTTATATGAATGTATCATGTGTGCTTGTTGTTCGACCGCTTGCCCATCTTTCTGGTGGAATCCTGATAAATTTATCGGTCCAAGCGGCTTATTGCACGCCTATCGCTTCCTGATCGATAGTCGTGATACAGCAACTGAAGAGCGTTTATCTGAACTCGATGATGCATACAGCGTATTCCGTTGTCACGGCATCATGAATTGTATTGATGTCTGCCCTAAAGGCCTTAATCCAACGAAAGCAATCGGACATATCAAGTCTATGTTGCTGAAGAGAGCGGTGTAA